A single region of the Montipora capricornis isolate CH-2021 chromosome 13, ASM3666992v2, whole genome shotgun sequence genome encodes:
- the LOC138030567 gene encoding uncharacterized protein, producing the protein MKGLQWIFTPADAPWQNGVTEALIRSVKRAIEFSVGENALTFSELQTVLFEIANLLNERPIGRHPTSPEDGAYLCPNDLLLGRATSRIPNGPFDENANTQKRFTFVQTIVHTFWKKWNSNYFPSLILRQKWHTSHRNLKIGDVVMIQDSNLVRGNWKLGKVSNVYPGADGKVRRVDVQYKNLTVNEPMKQYQGKGYVTVQHPVQRLVLLIPIDENKINF; encoded by the coding sequence ATGAAAGGATTGCAATGGATCTTCACCCCAGCAGATGCCCCATGGCAAAATGGAGTAACTGAAGCTCTTATAAGATCGGTCAAGCGAGCAATTGAATTCTCGGTTGGTGAAAATGCTTTAACCTTCTCTGAATTGCAAACAGTTTTATTCGAGATTGCCAACTTGCTGAATGAAAGACCAATAGGGCGACACCCAACATCCCCTGAGGACGGAGCATATTTATGCCCAAATGACTTACTGTTAGGCAGAGCCACAAGCAGGATACCAAATGGCCCATTTGATGAAAACGCGAACACCCAAAAACGTTTCACGTTCGTCCAGACAATTGTTCATACATTCTGGAAAAAATGGAACTCGAACTACTTCCCAAGCTTGATATTAAGGCAAAAATGGCACACATCTCACCGAAATTTGAAAATCGGAGACGTAGTTATGATACAAGATTCCAACTTAGTGAGAGGAAACTGGAAGCTTGGAAAAGTGTCAAATGTTTACCCAGGTGCAGATGGGAAAGTGCGAAGAGTAGACGTGCAATACAAGAATCTCACCGTAAACGAACCTATGAAGCAATACCAAGGCAAAGGATATGTCACTGTTCAACATCCTGTACAGAGACTTGTATTACTTATACCGattgatgaaaacaaaattaacttctaA
- the LOC138030568 gene encoding uncharacterized protein — MTKKWLLQPIAQKQKSYLKDTTDFINLIETTRVPKNAILVSMNVTSLYTNIPQEEGVETVCKTYDSFYKDSPPIPTQYLKRALKLILHENSFQFNGKNYLQTHGTAMGTKMAVAFANIFMAEVETEILNQSALKPLVWKRYIDDIFSVWNIHKHQVTKSRNSLS, encoded by the coding sequence atgactAAGAAATGGTTACTTCAGCCTATAGCACAAAAGCAAAAGTCGTATCTAAAAGACACGACGGATTTCATCAACCTCATAGAAACAACAAGAGTGCCGAAAAATGCAATCCTTGTCTCCATGAACGTGACTAGCctatacacaaatatacctcAGGAGGAGGGAGTTGAGACAGTGTGCAAGACATACGACTCTTTCTATAAGGACAGCCCTCCCATCCCTACACAGTATCTTAAAAGAGCGCTTAAACTTATCCTTCACGAGAACTCATTCCAGTTTAATGGAAAAAACTACCTGCAAACACATGGAACTGCCATGGGCACCAAGATGGCAGTAgcttttgcaaatatctttatggcgGAGGTAGAAACAGAGATTCTTAACCAAAGCGCTCTTAAACCATTAGTCTGGAAAAGGTATATTGACGATATATTCTCAGTTTGGAATATACACAAACACCAAGTCACCaagtcacgcaattcattgagCTAG